A part of Amycolatopsis camponoti genomic DNA contains:
- a CDS encoding response regulator transcription factor: MLRVFLVDDHEVVRRGVADLLDEDEDLTVVGQAGSVSQALARIPALNPDVAVLDVRLPDGNGIELARELRSKLPELKCLMLTSFTDEQAMLDAVMAGASGFVIKDIKGMDLITAVREVGAGRSLLDAHAAAALMGKLRDSQAKKGPLADLSDQEKKLLELIGEGLTNRQISERMFLAEKTVKNYVSRLLTKLGMERRTQAAVLATELRNQDR; encoded by the coding sequence ATGCTCCGCGTGTTTCTTGTCGATGACCATGAGGTGGTCCGTCGTGGTGTCGCTGATCTGCTGGACGAGGACGAGGACTTGACGGTGGTGGGGCAGGCGGGGAGTGTGTCGCAGGCGCTGGCGCGGATTCCGGCGTTGAACCCGGATGTGGCCGTGTTGGATGTGCGGTTGCCGGATGGGAACGGTATTGAGCTGGCGCGGGAGCTGCGGTCGAAGTTGCCGGAGCTGAAGTGTTTGATGTTGACGTCGTTCACCGATGAGCAGGCGATGCTGGATGCGGTGATGGCGGGGGCGAGCGGGTTCGTGATCAAGGACATCAAAGGGATGGATTTGATCACGGCGGTGCGGGAGGTGGGGGCGGGCAGGTCGTTGCTGGACGCGCACGCGGCGGCGGCGTTGATGGGCAAGCTGCGAGACAGTCAGGCGAAGAAGGGTCCGTTGGCGGATTTGTCGGATCAGGAGAAGAAGCTACTGGAGTTGATCGGTGAGGGGTTGACGAACCGGCAGATTTCGGAGCGGATGTTCCTGGCGGAGAAGACGGTGAAGAACTACGTCTCCCGGTTGCTGACCAAGCTGGGGATGGAACGTCGCACCCAGGCCGCTGTCCTCGCCACCGAACTCCGCAACCAAGACCGGTAG
- a CDS encoding Acg family FMN-binding oxidoreductase yields MTLPITSIGLLDSDQVKSVLGAAVLAPSTHNTQPWRFRCTPAGLELHADPERALPAADADQRELLLSCGAALFNLRTAIHALGAHPATTLLPRRDDPTLLAVVRPFAARKPDRRFVELADAIPRRHTNRTPFEAVTIPATAVAGLRHAAEVEQAWLPRLNPHQLDQLRELVHKGHHVQVADPAFLAEWRYWTARDRDSRDGVPEYAAGAMPSENGGWVLRDFGSRPRGRADDSEPLVVVIGSFDDTRMDRIRAGQAMQRVLLTATVAGLDASFISQPVEVPAIRTELRSLLGGGLWPQIVLRLGRGAPVPWTPRRSVADVLLEPDRLKA; encoded by the coding sequence ATGACACTACCGATCACCTCGATCGGCCTGCTGGACTCCGATCAGGTGAAGTCCGTGCTCGGCGCGGCGGTGCTCGCTCCGTCGACCCACAACACGCAACCTTGGCGCTTCCGCTGCACTCCCGCGGGCCTCGAGCTGCACGCCGATCCGGAGCGCGCCCTACCCGCGGCCGACGCCGACCAGCGAGAACTGCTCCTCTCCTGTGGTGCCGCACTGTTCAACCTGCGCACCGCCATCCACGCGCTCGGCGCCCACCCGGCGACGACCCTCCTCCCCAGGCGCGACGACCCCACCCTGCTCGCGGTGGTCCGGCCATTCGCGGCCCGCAAGCCGGACCGGCGCTTCGTGGAGCTGGCGGACGCGATCCCCCGCCGGCACACCAACCGCACCCCGTTCGAAGCGGTCACCATCCCGGCCACCGCCGTGGCCGGACTGCGCCACGCCGCGGAGGTCGAACAGGCCTGGCTGCCCCGGCTGAACCCGCACCAGCTGGACCAGCTGCGCGAACTCGTGCACAAGGGGCATCACGTCCAGGTGGCCGATCCCGCATTCCTCGCCGAGTGGCGGTACTGGACCGCCCGCGACCGGGACAGCCGCGACGGCGTGCCGGAGTACGCGGCCGGCGCGATGCCCTCGGAGAACGGCGGCTGGGTCCTGCGGGACTTCGGCTCGCGCCCGCGCGGCCGGGCCGACGACTCCGAGCCGCTGGTCGTGGTCATCGGCTCGTTCGACGACACCCGGATGGACCGGATCCGGGCCGGTCAGGCGATGCAGCGGGTGCTCCTGACGGCGACCGTGGCCGGGCTCGACGCGTCGTTCATCTCGCAGCCGGTCGAGGTGCCCGCGATCCGGACGGAGCTGCGCAGCCTGCTCGGCGGTGGCCTGTGGCCGCAGATCGTGCTGCGCCTCGGCCGTGGTGCGCCCGTACCGTGGACGCCGCGGCGCTCCGTGGCCGATGTCCTGCTGGAGCCGGACCGGCTCAAAGCCTAG
- a CDS encoding Hsp20/alpha crystallin family protein codes for MTALVPGSRLALPSIAAWLENPWPFAEHNPVRIEESTEDGKYVVRAELPGFDPEKHISVTTHNGLLTISAEREAKETADGGRSEFFYGTFSRTVSLPAGADPAKVKAAYTDGILEISMPVSEHPRDRHVKIQVTKN; via the coding sequence ATGACTGCCTTGGTGCCGGGTTCACGCCTGGCGTTGCCGAGCATCGCGGCGTGGCTGGAGAACCCCTGGCCGTTCGCCGAGCACAACCCGGTGCGGATCGAGGAGTCCACGGAGGACGGCAAGTACGTCGTCCGCGCGGAGCTGCCCGGCTTCGACCCGGAGAAGCACATCTCCGTGACCACGCACAACGGGCTGCTGACCATCTCCGCCGAGCGTGAGGCGAAGGAGACCGCGGACGGCGGCCGTAGTGAGTTCTTCTACGGCACGTTCAGCCGCACGGTCAGCCTGCCGGCCGGAGCCGACCCGGCGAAGGTCAAGGCGGCGTACACCGACGGCATCCTCGAGATCTCGATGCCGGTTTCGGAGCACCCGCGCGACAGGCACGTCAAGATCCAGGTCACCAAGAACTAG
- a CDS encoding dsRBD fold-containing protein, whose translation MSQPAKMWSFDAAIERGAHRTRAQIVLHTPDGHEFSGVGLALRTGPEQVASYLALGRALSDLTEELVEAATAELDVEAGRTPHT comes from the coding sequence ATGAGCCAGCCGGCAAAGATGTGGAGTTTCGACGCCGCGATCGAGCGCGGAGCCCACCGGACGCGAGCCCAGATCGTGCTGCACACCCCGGATGGGCACGAGTTCTCCGGCGTGGGCTTGGCGCTCCGGACAGGCCCGGAGCAAGTCGCGAGCTACCTGGCTCTGGGGCGCGCGCTGTCGGACCTGACGGAGGAACTGGTGGAGGCCGCGACCGCGGAGCTGGACGTCGAGGCCGGGCGCACTCCGCACACGTGA